The following are encoded together in the Oncorhynchus clarkii lewisi isolate Uvic-CL-2024 chromosome 25, UVic_Ocla_1.0, whole genome shotgun sequence genome:
- the LOC139383250 gene encoding leucine-rich repeat and immunoglobulin-like domain-containing nogo receptor-interacting protein 2 isoform X2 has translation MLPTVVSCWHPLLGGALLLLLASCAMGCPARCDCSAQTKSVSCHRKRLPTIPEGIPIETRLLDLSKNKLRSITPDNFSSFLQLEDLDLSDNLIGVVEPGSFKFQLSLRSLNFHSNLLQLVPAGVLSGLANLTSLDLSHNRLVVLLDHGFQDLRRLRSLEVGDNELVFISQRAFTGLLGLQSLTLERCNLTVVPTDALGHLHSLVELRLRHLGIGTLKPYSFKRLPRLRHLEIDYWPWLEVLPALSLHSLNLTTLSVTNTNLSSFPGHALRNLPYLTHLNLSFCHIQHIQQGVLDQLPRLQELHLRGAQLVYIEPLAFLGLPALHMLDVSHNQLDSVERAVFKSPDSLQTLLIGGNPLVCDCRLLWLLSGRKPPFLQLPDPQPECSAPERLRGKPLLDLKEPLVTRYVICTKPRIGPNTTQLLLADEGKPVRLNCIADGAPRPSMAWVTPHRQYVTVKSTGRVTVHTDGTLEIKAAELHDSGVYLCVASNAAGNASLSASLAVKSLGISDTSLYANKIGLLADSNGTWANGTVLYNMTNPIDLKTIIISTAMGCLSFLGVVIFCFLLLFAWSRGKGRHKSNFDMEYVPRKSNGTAAEATETSGPRRVNMKMI, from the coding sequence CACCCTCTTCTGGGTGGGGCTCTGCTGCTACTGCTGGCTAGCTGCGCCATGGGCTGCCCTGCCCGCTGCGATTGCTCCGCCCAGACCAAGTCAGTCAGTTGCCATCGCAAGCGCCTGCCCACCATCCCTGAGGGCATCCCCATCGAGACCCGGCTTCTGGACCTGAGCAAGAACAAGCTGCGGAGCATCACCCCAGACAACTTCTCCTCCTTCCTACAACTGGAGGATCTGGACCTCAGCGATAACCTGATTGGCGTGGTCGAACCGGGCTCCTTCAAATTTCAGCTCTCCCTGCGCTCGCTGAACTTCCACAGCAACCTCCTCCAGCTGGTCCCTGCCGGCGTGCTCTCCGGCCTGGCCAACCTCACAAGTCTGGACCTCAGCCACAACAGGCTGGTGGTGCTGCTGGACCATGGCTTCCAGGACCTTCGGAGGCTGAGGTCCCTGGAGGTAGGCGACAATGAGCTGGTGTTCATCTCCCAGAGGGCCTTCACAGGCCTGCTGGGCCTACAGAGCCTCACCCTGGAGCGCTGCAACCTGACTGTGGTGCCCACCGACGCCCTGGGTCACCTGCACAGCCTGGTGGAGCTCCGCCTGCGCCACTTGGGCATCGGCACCCTGAAGCCCTATTCCTTCAAGAGACTTCCCCGTCTTCGCCACCTGGAGATCGACTACTGGCCCTGGTTGGAAGTCTTACCCGCTCTGTCACTACACAGCCTCAACCTCACCACGCTCTCTGTCACCAATACCAACTTGTCTTCCTTCCCCGGCCATGCTCTACGCAACCTGCCCTACCTCACACACCTCAACCTGTCCTTCTGCCACATCCAGCACATCCAGCAAGGGGTGCTAGACCAGCTTCCGCGACTGCAGGAGTTGCACCTGCGAGGAGCTCAACTGGTTTACATTGAACCCCTGGCCTTCCTGGGCCTCCCAGCACTACATATGTTGGACGTGTCCCACAACCAGCTGGACTCAGTGGAGCGAGCTGTGTTCAAGTCCCCTGACAGCCTGCAGACGCTGCTCATAGGGGGGAACCCACTGGTGTGCGACTGCCGGCTCCTATGGCTGCTGAGTGGCCGGAAGCCACCCTTTCTGCAGCTCCCTGACCCCCAGCCCGAGTGCAGTGCCCCTGAGCGCCTCCGTGGGAAACCCCTGCTGGACCTCAAGGAGCCACTGGTGACACGGTACGTGATCTGCACCAAGCCCCGGATTGGGCCCAACACCACTCAGCTGCTGCTGGCAGATGAGGGGAAGCCTGTTCGGCTCAACTGCATTGCAGACGGGGCTCCTCGGCCCTCCATGGCCTGGGTGACGCCACACAGACAGTATGTCACAGTGAAAAGCACCGGTAGAGTGACGGTCCATACCGACGGCACCCTGGAGATCAAGGCTGCAGAGCTGCACGATAGTGGCGTGTACCTGTGTGTGGCCAGCAATGCGGCGGGCAACGCCAGCCTGTCGGCCTCGCTGGCAGTGAAGAGCCTGGGCATCAGCGACACATCGCTCTACGCCAACAAGATTGGACTCCTGGCAGACTCCAACGGGACCTGGGCCAACGGGACCGTCCTGTACAATATGACAAACCCCATAGACCTGAAGACCATCATCATCTCCACAGCAATGGGCTGCCTGTCCTTCCTGGGCGTGGTCATTTTCTGTTTCCTGCTCCTGTTTGCATGGAGTCGTGGGAAGGGAAGGCACAAGAGCAACTTTGACATGGAGTACGTTCCCCGCAAATCGAACGGGACAGCAGCTGAGGCAACTGAGACAAGCGGGCCCAGACGAGTCAACATGAAAATGATTTAA
- the LOC139383250 gene encoding leucine-rich repeat and immunoglobulin-like domain-containing nogo receptor-interacting protein 2 isoform X1, translated as MYNCISQVMRRSALYHCHPLLGGALLLLLASCAMGCPARCDCSAQTKSVSCHRKRLPTIPEGIPIETRLLDLSKNKLRSITPDNFSSFLQLEDLDLSDNLIGVVEPGSFKFQLSLRSLNFHSNLLQLVPAGVLSGLANLTSLDLSHNRLVVLLDHGFQDLRRLRSLEVGDNELVFISQRAFTGLLGLQSLTLERCNLTVVPTDALGHLHSLVELRLRHLGIGTLKPYSFKRLPRLRHLEIDYWPWLEVLPALSLHSLNLTTLSVTNTNLSSFPGHALRNLPYLTHLNLSFCHIQHIQQGVLDQLPRLQELHLRGAQLVYIEPLAFLGLPALHMLDVSHNQLDSVERAVFKSPDSLQTLLIGGNPLVCDCRLLWLLSGRKPPFLQLPDPQPECSAPERLRGKPLLDLKEPLVTRYVICTKPRIGPNTTQLLLADEGKPVRLNCIADGAPRPSMAWVTPHRQYVTVKSTGRVTVHTDGTLEIKAAELHDSGVYLCVASNAAGNASLSASLAVKSLGISDTSLYANKIGLLADSNGTWANGTVLYNMTNPIDLKTIIISTAMGCLSFLGVVIFCFLLLFAWSRGKGRHKSNFDMEYVPRKSNGTAAEATETSGPRRVNMKMI; from the coding sequence TTATGCGGCGCTCCGCCCTGTACCACTGCCACCCTCTTCTGGGTGGGGCTCTGCTGCTACTGCTGGCTAGCTGCGCCATGGGCTGCCCTGCCCGCTGCGATTGCTCCGCCCAGACCAAGTCAGTCAGTTGCCATCGCAAGCGCCTGCCCACCATCCCTGAGGGCATCCCCATCGAGACCCGGCTTCTGGACCTGAGCAAGAACAAGCTGCGGAGCATCACCCCAGACAACTTCTCCTCCTTCCTACAACTGGAGGATCTGGACCTCAGCGATAACCTGATTGGCGTGGTCGAACCGGGCTCCTTCAAATTTCAGCTCTCCCTGCGCTCGCTGAACTTCCACAGCAACCTCCTCCAGCTGGTCCCTGCCGGCGTGCTCTCCGGCCTGGCCAACCTCACAAGTCTGGACCTCAGCCACAACAGGCTGGTGGTGCTGCTGGACCATGGCTTCCAGGACCTTCGGAGGCTGAGGTCCCTGGAGGTAGGCGACAATGAGCTGGTGTTCATCTCCCAGAGGGCCTTCACAGGCCTGCTGGGCCTACAGAGCCTCACCCTGGAGCGCTGCAACCTGACTGTGGTGCCCACCGACGCCCTGGGTCACCTGCACAGCCTGGTGGAGCTCCGCCTGCGCCACTTGGGCATCGGCACCCTGAAGCCCTATTCCTTCAAGAGACTTCCCCGTCTTCGCCACCTGGAGATCGACTACTGGCCCTGGTTGGAAGTCTTACCCGCTCTGTCACTACACAGCCTCAACCTCACCACGCTCTCTGTCACCAATACCAACTTGTCTTCCTTCCCCGGCCATGCTCTACGCAACCTGCCCTACCTCACACACCTCAACCTGTCCTTCTGCCACATCCAGCACATCCAGCAAGGGGTGCTAGACCAGCTTCCGCGACTGCAGGAGTTGCACCTGCGAGGAGCTCAACTGGTTTACATTGAACCCCTGGCCTTCCTGGGCCTCCCAGCACTACATATGTTGGACGTGTCCCACAACCAGCTGGACTCAGTGGAGCGAGCTGTGTTCAAGTCCCCTGACAGCCTGCAGACGCTGCTCATAGGGGGGAACCCACTGGTGTGCGACTGCCGGCTCCTATGGCTGCTGAGTGGCCGGAAGCCACCCTTTCTGCAGCTCCCTGACCCCCAGCCCGAGTGCAGTGCCCCTGAGCGCCTCCGTGGGAAACCCCTGCTGGACCTCAAGGAGCCACTGGTGACACGGTACGTGATCTGCACCAAGCCCCGGATTGGGCCCAACACCACTCAGCTGCTGCTGGCAGATGAGGGGAAGCCTGTTCGGCTCAACTGCATTGCAGACGGGGCTCCTCGGCCCTCCATGGCCTGGGTGACGCCACACAGACAGTATGTCACAGTGAAAAGCACCGGTAGAGTGACGGTCCATACCGACGGCACCCTGGAGATCAAGGCTGCAGAGCTGCACGATAGTGGCGTGTACCTGTGTGTGGCCAGCAATGCGGCGGGCAACGCCAGCCTGTCGGCCTCGCTGGCAGTGAAGAGCCTGGGCATCAGCGACACATCGCTCTACGCCAACAAGATTGGACTCCTGGCAGACTCCAACGGGACCTGGGCCAACGGGACCGTCCTGTACAATATGACAAACCCCATAGACCTGAAGACCATCATCATCTCCACAGCAATGGGCTGCCTGTCCTTCCTGGGCGTGGTCATTTTCTGTTTCCTGCTCCTGTTTGCATGGAGTCGTGGGAAGGGAAGGCACAAGAGCAACTTTGACATGGAGTACGTTCCCCGCAAATCGAACGGGACAGCAGCTGAGGCAACTGAGACAAGCGGGCCCAGACGAGTCAACATGAAAATGATTTAA